CGGAATTCGCTTTCGATGGCCGCAGTTACCAGCTGTCCGCCAGCGCTGGCGTGGTGCCTGAGTTGCCCGCCCTGGTTAGCGCTGAGCGCTGGCTGAGGGCCTCAGAGCAGGCGCTGGCCGCCGCCAAACAAAAGGGGCATGGAAAGGTTGCCGAATACTCGCTGGATGCGGGGGATCAGTCGCGCCAGGAACAGATTGCTGCCAAGGTGGCTGGCCTGAGCGATTTGAACGAAGAGCGCATGTTGCTGCGGTGTCAGAAAATAATCCCGCTGCACGCCGGAACCTCCATGTCTCCCCAGTATGAGGTGCTGATCAGCATGTACGATGATGCTGGCACCCTCATAACCGGTCGGGATTTCGTCAGAATGGCGGAGCGGTACGATCGTATGCAGGCGGTGGACCGCTGGGTAGTGGGGCATATGCTCGACTGGCTGCAGGAAAAGGCGCCCGATCCGCGTCACCTCGGTGGAATCTGTATTAACCTGTCCGGCTACTCCCTGAATGACCAGTCTCTGCTGGAATTTATCTATGAAAAGCTAAGCCAGAAAGAAGCGCCCATCGAACGGCTCTGGTTCGAGCTCACGGAAGCTTCTGCCATTAACGATGTGGAAGCGGTTGCTGACTTTGTTCTGGAAATGAAGGAGCTGGGCTGTCGGTTCTGTCTGGGCAATTTCGGCAGCGGCCCAAGTTCATTCCAGTTCATGCGGGCACTGCCGGTGGATCTGATCAAGATAGACAGTGCGTTTACAGGGCAGCTGACCACCAGTGAAACGGATCGTGCCATGGTCCAGTCGATGGTGGAAATGGCGCATTACATGAAACGGGAAGTCATTGCCTCCAAGGTTGAATCCCGGGATATTCTGGATATGCTGACGCAACTGGGTGTTGATTATGCTCAGGGCTTCGTCATCGAGAAACCCCGGTTACTTGATAGTCTCACCTGAACTTCGGGCCAATTCCTGTTATGTCCAAGCGCCACCCGATTATTGCTGTCACCGGTTCTTCCGGCGCCGGAACAACCACAACCGGCCAGATCTTCAGTCGAATGTTTGCCAGTGAAGGGCTGCAGGCAGCGATGGTCAGTGGTGACAGCTTTCACCGCTATAACAGGGAGCAGATGGCACGGCTGGCAGCCAAAGGCCAGTTTGGCGAGCGTAACCACTTTGCTCTGGCCGCCAACCATATTGATAAGCTTGAAGCCCTGTTTTACGACTACGGCCACACCGGCAATGGTCGTTATCGGCAGTATGTGCATGACGAAGACCGGGCGCTGGTGGCTGCTGGTCACAAGCCCGGCACGTTCACGCCGTGGGGGCCGCTGCGGGCCGACACCGACTTGCTCTTTTACGAAGGGTTGCACGGGGGCGTGGTCAGCGATGCCTACAACATTGCCCAGTATGTGGACCTGTTGATTGGTGTGGTGCCAATCGTCAATCTGGAGTGGATCCAGAAGATCCATCGGGACACCAACAAGCGGGGCTACAGCCAGGAAGCCGTGGTGGAGACCATCATTAACCGGATGGACGATTACGTGCACGACATCGTGCCGCAGTTCTCCCACACGCACATCAATTTCCAGCGCATTCCCCTGGTGGACACGTCCGATCCATTTGTGGTCCGGGACGTGCCGACGGAAGATGAGAGCATGCTGGTAATCCGCTTCCGGGACCCGTCCGAGGTAGACTTTCCATACCTGCTCCAGGTCATCGGCAACAGCAGTCTGTCCCGTCATGACACTTTGGTGATACCCGGTACAAAAATGGCGCTGGCCATGGATCTGCTGGTGCGACCCATGGTCCAGCGCCTGATGGCCAGAAAGCCTTTTGCCTGACGACTTCTACGCAGTAAGCTGGCCGTTCCGATAATCCTGCAATGCCTGCTCGATTTCCTCACGTGTATTCATCACAAACGGACCGTACTGAGCGATTGGTTCGCCAATAGCTTTACCCGCGATCAACAGCAGGCGCGCGCCCTCTGGCCCGGCGGCAACACGAATGTGGTCACCATCTTCGAGGACACTGGCGGCATTCGGTTGCAGAGGGCTGTCGCCCAGGCTTGCCGCACCCTCGTAAAGATACAGAATGCCGTTATGGGTTACCGGCACCGGCAGGGTAATCTGGCTGCCGGCTTTCAGGTGGACGTCCGCATAGAGCGGCAGGGTACTGTGCCCGGTCACCGCACCCTGGTGGAGGTTATCCTCGATCACCAGTGTGCCGGCGATCAACTTGATCCGGCCGCCGGCAAAGGCGATGTCAGGGATGTCCTCGGGCTGGATGTCGCGATAGCCCGCGTCGGTCATCTTCTCGGCAGCAGGCAGATTCAGCCAGAGCTGAAAGCCGCGCATGACGCCCTCTTCCTGTTGGGGCATCTCCGAATGAATGATTCCCCGACCGGCGGTCATCCACTGCACGCCACCGTTGCGTAAATCCCCCCGATTACCCAGGTGGTCCTCATGAAGCATGTGGCCTTCGATCATGTAGGTCACGGTTTCGAAGCCACGGTGAGGATGGGAAGGAAAGCCGGCAATATAATCTGCAGCATCGGCGGATCCGAATTCGTCCAGCATCAGGAAAGGGTCCAGTCGTGCCGATGGATGCTGCCCCAGCGAGCGCTTGATGCGAACACCCGCCCCGTCGGATGTCTCAGCACCCGGTATGACTTGCCTGAGAGTACGTTCTGTCATGACTGATCTCCTTTCACAAAGGATGCAGGACCGCGAGTTCAGGCGGTGAGGGTTTCGATATTGGCACTGGCGTCCTGAAGCGCGCTCTCTTTTTGCTCGTCGCCCATGTTCAGGCCTTCAGCGTACACAAAGTGGAGATCCTTCAGGCCGATAAAGCCGAGAAAAGAGCGGAGATACGGCGTCTGCGAGTCGTTCGGGGTGCCGGCGTAAATGCCTCCGCGTGCGGCCAGAATATAAACCGGACGATCCGCCAGCAGGCCGACGGGCCCGTTTTCCGTATAACGGAAGGTCAGGCCGGCCCGGGCAATGTGGTCAAAGTAGGCTTTCAGGACCGAAGGAATGCCGAAATTGTACATGGGTACACCGAGGACAATGGCGTCCGCGTTTTCAATCTCTTCTATCAGTGAATCTGAGTAATCGACGACGCGCTGCTGGTCGCCGTCCCGGTCGTCGGCGCTGGCAAGGAAGGCTCCGAATCGGGATGCGTCCAGGTGTGGGACAGGCTCGGCTGCCAGATCGCGATAGGTTGTCTGGAATTCACCATGGATGTTACGAAGCTGAGCGAGGGTCTTCCTGACCAGCTGAGAGGACTGGCCATCCTGGCCAAAGATGCTTGCGGTGATGACGAGTACGTTATTCATAATCAATGCCTCCGGGAAAATCGTTTGATAGGGAGGTATTGAACTGCACGGGCGGCAAAGATGAAATCGGAGAATCTTGGAAAGATTGTTCAGATTATTTGATGATGGCAGGAGCGCGCGCCCGAAGGGCGCGGCAAGCCTGTTCCGGGGCGGGTTATTCCACGTTCCGGGAGTAGAAGATCTCGAGCATTTCCCGGCGCAGGCGGTCTTCGATGGATTGTGCCTCCTGAGGGTCGAGATCGCTGGCGTTGACACCAAAAACGTAGTTGTCCAGCTTGAAGTTCTTCAACATCATTTTGGTGTGGAACAGGTTTTCCTGGTACACGTTTACATCAATCATCTGATACGCATTCTGGGTATCTTCGGTCAGGTAGTTCTGAATCGAATTGATGTCATGATCAATGTAGTGCTTGGTGCCGTCCACATCGCGGGTAAAGCCGCGCACACGGTAGTCCACGGTGACAACGTCAGAGTCAAAGCTGTGAATCAGGTAGTTCAGAACCTTGAGTGGCGAGATCAGGCCGCAGGTGGAAACGTCGATATCTGCCCGGAAGGTGCTGACACCGTCGTGAGGGTGGCTCTCCGGGTAGGTATGCACCGTGACATGGCTCTTGTCGAGGTGGGCCACGATGGTGTCTGGCAGGGGGCCAGGCGACTCTTCGTTATCCGGCTCCTCGCCGTTGGTCAATTCATGCTCGGCGATCAGCATGGTGACTGACGCACCATGGGGCTCATAGTCCTGACGGGCAATATTGAGCACGTTAGCGCCGACAATCTTGACCACATCGGTCAGGATCTGGGTCAGACGCTCGGCATTGTACATCTCGTCAATGTAATCGATGTAAGCTTCGCGTTGTTCTTCGGTCTGCGCATAACAGATATCGTAGATATTAAAGCTCAGGGATTTGGTCAGGTTGTTAAAACCGTGCAGCTGGAGTTTGGATTCCATGCTCAGCCCCTCCGGGATATGGAGATGAATGACTGCAGAACTGCCGTTACGCGCTCTGCTGAGGCCGCCACCGACTACTGACCCGGTTGTTCACCTTTTGCGCAGACCGGCGGAGAGGGTGCGTATTATGCACACCGAAAGTGACCTTGGATAGTTTTCGCCACGACATTTTAGCATCCCTGATTGCTGTCGCCTCCCGGCTGTCAGGCAAGGCTCTGTGGAGGCACCGGGAGACAGCTCACGGCTTTGATTCCATCCGGCTTACTGGGCGTCGCGGATTTCGTGACTGTGGGTGATTTCCACGCCGGCTTTCTCAAGCATGATCGAGGCCGAGCAGTATTTCTCGGCTGACAGGCTGACGGCCCGTTTGACCTGATTTTCTTTCAGGTTGTGGCCTGTGACAATAAAGTGCAGATGGATCCGCGTGAACACCGCTGGCACGGCATCAGCGCGCTCGGCTTCCAGTTCCGCATGGCAGGCCGTAACGTCCTGTCGGCTTTTTTTGAGAATGCTCATAACATCAAACGAAGAACAGCCACCCAGACCCATCAGCATCATTTCCATGGGGCGTGGCCCGAGGTTTTCTCCACCGTGGTCTGGTGGGCCATCCAGCTGGACACTGTGGCCACTGCCGCTGGTGGTCTTGAAGCTGGCATTGCCGGTCCAGTCAACGGTTGCTTTCATCGCGTTTGATCTCCGAGTCAATGTGCCCGGGAGCCGGAAGACACCGGCAACCGATACAGGGTGATGAGGGCGGATGCTAGCACAGTCGGGCGGATCGGACAGCTGTCCCTCAGCGGATCCGGATACATCTTGTATACTCTTTCCGGTTGCCCAAATCAGGGCTTCTTGTTATAAGTTGCGGTGTTTGTGAATAAAAATGAACGAACCCGCAGGGAAAACCGGGTGCATAACAATCATCGGAACCCGCCAGTATTTGAGGAGGCACGACTCGCATTATGGCCACTATCGTCAAGCCGGTTGAGCAGAAGACCAAGCATCTCGACTATTTCCTTTCACAGTGTCATCGCCGCCGTTACCCAGCCAAGAGCACCATTATCTACGCGGGTGACAAGAGCGATTCATTGTTCTACATCGTCAAGGGTTCCGTCACGGTTATCATCGAAGATGATGACGGTCGCGAGATGATCATGGCCTACCTGAACGCCGGCGATTTCTTCGGTGAGATGGGCCTGTTCGACAACATGGACTCCCGCAGTGCGTGGGTAAAGGCCAAGACCGAGTGTGAGGTGGCGGAGATTTCCTACACCAAATTCCGTGAGATAGCCCAGCAGGATCCCAGGGTGCTTTACTTCATTGGCGAGCAAATGGCGTCCCGACTGCGGCAGACCACTCGCAAGGTTGGAGACCTGGCTTTCCTTGATGTGACCGGGCGAGTGGCGCGCACGCTGCTGGATCTGTGTAAGGAGCCGGACGCCATGACTCATCCGGACGGCATGCAGATCAAGATTACCCGACAGGAGATCGGCCGCATTGTCGGTTGTTCCCGTGAAATGGTAGGCCGGGTGCTCAAGACCCTGGAGGACCAGGGGCTTGTGCGGGTCAAGGGCAAAACCATGGTGGTTTACGGCACCCGTTAAGTTTCGCGGATGCTCTCCTGATCTCCCCTAAAGGCCGCTGAACCAGCGGCCTTTCGCGTCCCCCGGGCTTCTGTCAGTCCACGATCGCTACCGATTTAATCTGCATCCAGACACGCTGGCCTTGCTTGATGGGCAGGTTGTGGACGGCCCGACTGGTAAGGCGGGCCAGAAATGGCGTTGTCCCGGCCACCAGGCGGACCATGGAGGTTCCCGGTCTAAGGTTTGAGGCGATTTTGTCAACGTTGGCGGCAATCAGGTTCTGAATACTCTGGTCGGTCTGTTCACGGAGGGCAAGGCTGATATCCCGAGCCAACACCTGCAGACGAACCCGTCGCCCGGGTTCCATGCCCTGGTCTGCGCGGAGCCAAAGGTGGCCACCGTTGAAATCCGCGCGGTACAGATGCCATTGATCATCCCTCTCAGTGATTACCGCTTCGATAATGACCCCGGCATCTTCCTCCAGACCAAATGGCTGATCGGTCCTTGCGAGAATTTCCTGAAGGGGACCCTGGGCGACGACGGCACCGTTATCCATCATCACAATGTGATCCGCCAACCTTGCGACTTCTGCCCTGGAGTGAGAGACATAGACTACGGGAATGGCTAGATTGTCCCGCAGGGCTTCCAGGTAGGGCATGATCTCCCGCTTGCTGGTCTGGTCCAGCGCAGACAGCGGTTCATCCATCAGCAGCAGGTTGGGGCTGGTTAGCAATGCTCGGGCAATGGCCACACGCTGGCGCTCTCCCCCCGACAACTTTGCCGGCATACGCTCCAGAAAGTTGGCGAGCCCCAGCCAGTTTACCGCCTGATTGAACGAAATCTGGCGTTCCGCCTGCGGGACCCTTCGATAGCCGTACATCAGGTTTCGTCTTACGGAGAGGTGGGGGAACAGGCTTGTCTCCTGAAACACATAGGCCAGAGGGCGCTGATGGACGGGACGGCTGGAGGAATCGCTCTGCCATTCGTCACCATTGACGGACATGGCTCCTGTCGCCACCTGAAGGCCCGCCATGCAGCGCAGCAGGGTCGTCTTGCCGCAGCCGGAATGACCGAACAGGGCAGTGAGTCCGCTACCGGGCAGCTTCAGGTTGACATTCAGATGAAAGCGATCGAAGTGGCACTGGAAGCGCGCATGTATCCCCGGTGACGTAGTCATTTGACCATCCCTGACTGTAACCGACCATTGAGTGAATACAGTGTCACCAGAACAACAAACGAGAAAACGACCATGCCTGCCGCGAGCCAATGAGCCTGGGTGTACTCCAGGGACTCCACGTGATCATAGATCGCCACGGAGAGAACCTTGGTTTCGCCAGGTATGTTGCCGCCAATCATCAGCACCACGCCAAACTCGCCAATGGTATGCGCGAACGTCAGCACGCAGGCGGTAAGAAAGCCGGGGCGAGCCAGTGGCACCACCACCGAAAAAAAACGGTCCACGGGGGAGGCTCGCAGGGTGGCCGCGACCTCAAGAAGTTGCTCATTGATTGCCTGAAAGGCGTTTTGCAGTGGCTGGACGGTAAACGGCAGTGAATAGATGATGGAGGCAATCACCAGGCCTTCAAAGGTGAAGGGTAACAGACCCAGCCCCAGCTGTTCTGTCAGCCTGCCGACAAGGCCCTCGGGGCCCATCAGAATCAGGAGGTAAAAGCCCAGAACGGTGGGCGGCAATACCAGTGGCAGAGCCACGATGGCCGCAACAGGCTGCCTCAGCCAGTGCTGGCTTCTTGCCAGCCACCAGGCTATGGGCGTGCCGATCACCAGGAGCAGGGCCGTGGTGCAACCGGCAAGCTTGAGCGTGAGCCACACAGGCTCCCAATATGCATGCATGATATCGACCAGGTTACCGATCAGCGTTGGGTTTCATAACCGTATCTTTCAATGATGCTCCTGGCCGTTTTGCTTTGCAGGAACAATAGCCACTGGCGAGCCGCGTCATTTCCGTCACCATGAGACAGCAGGATAGCCTGTTGATCAATAGGGGAATACAGGTTCTGGGGGATAAGCCATAGGGATCCGCCTGAACTTTCCCAGGCCTGAACCTGTGAA
This Marinobacter salinus DNA region includes the following protein-coding sequences:
- a CDS encoding phosphoribulokinase — translated: MSKRHPIIAVTGSSGAGTTTTGQIFSRMFASEGLQAAMVSGDSFHRYNREQMARLAAKGQFGERNHFALAANHIDKLEALFYDYGHTGNGRYRQYVHDEDRALVAAGHKPGTFTPWGPLRADTDLLFYEGLHGGVVSDAYNIAQYVDLLIGVVPIVNLEWIQKIHRDTNKRGYSQEAVVETIINRMDDYVHDIVPQFSHTHINFQRIPLVDTSDPFVVRDVPTEDESMLVIRFRDPSEVDFPYLLQVIGNSSLSRHDTLVIPGTKMALAMDLLVRPMVQRLMARKPFA
- the modC gene encoding molybdenum ABC transporter ATP-binding protein, encoding MTTSPGIHARFQCHFDRFHLNVNLKLPGSGLTALFGHSGCGKTTLLRCMAGLQVATGAMSVNGDEWQSDSSSRPVHQRPLAYVFQETSLFPHLSVRRNLMYGYRRVPQAERQISFNQAVNWLGLANFLERMPAKLSGGERQRVAIARALLTSPNLLLMDEPLSALDQTSKREIMPYLEALRDNLAIPVVYVSHSRAEVARLADHIVMMDNGAVVAQGPLQEILARTDQPFGLEEDAGVIIEAVITERDDQWHLYRADFNGGHLWLRADQGMEPGRRVRLQVLARDISLALREQTDQSIQNLIAANVDKIASNLRPGTSMVRLVAGTTPFLARLTSRAVHNLPIKQGQRVWMQIKSVAIVD
- a CDS encoding pirin family protein, yielding MTERTLRQVIPGAETSDGAGVRIKRSLGQHPSARLDPFLMLDEFGSADAADYIAGFPSHPHRGFETVTYMIEGHMLHEDHLGNRGDLRNGGVQWMTAGRGIIHSEMPQQEEGVMRGFQLWLNLPAAEKMTDAGYRDIQPEDIPDIAFAGGRIKLIAGTLVIEDNLHQGAVTGHSTLPLYADVHLKAGSQITLPVPVTHNGILYLYEGAASLGDSPLQPNAASVLEDGDHIRVAAGPEGARLLLIAGKAIGEPIAQYGPFVMNTREEIEQALQDYRNGQLTA
- the modB gene encoding molybdate ABC transporter permease subunit is translated as MHAYWEPVWLTLKLAGCTTALLLVIGTPIAWWLARSQHWLRQPVAAIVALPLVLPPTVLGFYLLILMGPEGLVGRLTEQLGLGLLPFTFEGLVIASIIYSLPFTVQPLQNAFQAINEQLLEVAATLRASPVDRFFSVVVPLARPGFLTACVLTFAHTIGEFGVVLMIGGNIPGETKVLSVAIYDHVESLEYTQAHWLAAGMVVFSFVVLVTLYSLNGRLQSGMVK
- a CDS encoding OsmC family protein, with the translated sequence MKATVDWTGNASFKTTSGSGHSVQLDGPPDHGGENLGPRPMEMMLMGLGGCSSFDVMSILKKSRQDVTACHAELEAERADAVPAVFTRIHLHFIVTGHNLKENQVKRAVSLSAEKYCSASIMLEKAGVEITHSHEIRDAQ
- a CDS encoding FMN-dependent NADH-azoreductase, with translation MNNVLVITASIFGQDGQSSQLVRKTLAQLRNIHGEFQTTYRDLAAEPVPHLDASRFGAFLASADDRDGDQQRVVDYSDSLIEEIENADAIVLGVPMYNFGIPSVLKAYFDHIARAGLTFRYTENGPVGLLADRPVYILAARGGIYAGTPNDSQTPYLRSFLGFIGLKDLHFVYAEGLNMGDEQKESALQDASANIETLTA
- the speD gene encoding adenosylmethionine decarboxylase; protein product: MESKLQLHGFNNLTKSLSFNIYDICYAQTEEQREAYIDYIDEMYNAERLTQILTDVVKIVGANVLNIARQDYEPHGASVTMLIAEHELTNGEEPDNEESPGPLPDTIVAHLDKSHVTVHTYPESHPHDGVSTFRADIDVSTCGLISPLKVLNYLIHSFDSDVVTVDYRVRGFTRDVDGTKHYIDHDINSIQNYLTEDTQNAYQMIDVNVYQENLFHTKMMLKNFKLDNYVFGVNASDLDPQEAQSIEDRLRREMLEIFYSRNVE
- the crp gene encoding cAMP-activated global transcriptional regulator CRP produces the protein MATIVKPVEQKTKHLDYFLSQCHRRRYPAKSTIIYAGDKSDSLFYIVKGSVTVIIEDDDGREMIMAYLNAGDFFGEMGLFDNMDSRSAWVKAKTECEVAEISYTKFREIAQQDPRVLYFIGEQMASRLRQTTRKVGDLAFLDVTGRVARTLLDLCKEPDAMTHPDGMQIKITRQEIGRIVGCSREMVGRVLKTLEDQGLVRVKGKTMVVYGTR